From the genome of Faecalibacterium prausnitzii:
AGTGTGTTGATAGTGCATTATCTTAAAATTTTGTATAATAGGAATTGAAGTTAAATTAGATGCTAAAAATTTGTAATTAAGAAGGAGGGATTCGTCATGTTGGTATTCCAAATGCGTAATGTAGATAAAACATCTACTGTTTTGAAACAGACTAAAAACAGTGATTACGCAGATAAATAAATACGTTAGATTAATTCCTACCAGTGACTAATCTTATGACTTTTTAAACAGATAACTAAAATTACAAACAAATCGTTTAACTTCTGTATTTGTTTATAGATGTAATCACTTCAGGAGAGATTATATGAACAAAAATATAAAATATTCTCAAAACTTTTTAACGAGTGAAAAAGTACTCAACCAAATAATAAAACAATTGAATTTAAAAGAAACCGATACCGTTTACGAAATTGGAACAGGTAAAGGGCATTTAACGACGAAACTGGCTAAAATAAGTAAACAGGTAACGTCTATTGAATTAGACAGTCATCTATTCAACTTATCGTCAGAAAAATTAAAACTGAATACTCGTGTCACTTTAATTCACCAAGATATTCTACAGTTTCAATTCCCTAACAAACAGAGGTATAAAATTGTTGGGAATATTCCTTACCATTTAAGCACACAAATTATTAAAAAAGTGGTTTTTGAAAGCCGTGCGTCTGACATCTATCTGATTGTTGAAGAAGGATTCTACAAGCGTACCTTGGATATTCACCGAACACTAGGGTTGCTCTTGCACACTCAAGTCTCGATTCAGCAATTGCTTAAGCTGCCAGCGGAATGCTTTCATCCTAAACCAAAAGTAAACAGTGTCTTAATAAAACTTACCCGCCATACCACAGATGTTCCAGATAAATATTGGAAGCTATATACGTACTTTGTTTCAAAATGGGTCAATCGAGAATATCGTCAACTGTTTACTAAAAATCAGTTTCATCAAGCAATGAAACACGCCAAAGTAAACAATTTAAGTACCATTACTTATGAGCAAGTATTGTCTATTTTTAATAGTTATCTATTATTTAACGGGAGGAAATAATTCTATGAGTCGCTTTTTTAAATTTGGAAAGTTACACTTTTTAATAACGGAGGGAATGGAATGAAAAAACTTGTAACCTTGCTTCTTTCGCTTGCTTTAGTGCTATCTCTTGCAGCTTGTGGCGGAGAAGCGACACCTGACGCATCTGACGATGCCCCCGCTTCTTCTCAAAATGAAGAAAGCACCGAAAACGACAACACCGAAAATCAAATCGTATTTGAGGAAGTTGTTGCCATTGACAACGCAGAGTGTGCGGTAAAAATTACCGAAATCGACCCCGATAATATGTGGGGCTACACTCTGAAAGCACAGCTTGAAAACAAGTCCACAGAGAAAACCTATATGTTCTCTGTCGAGAGTGCTTCCATCAATGGTGTTCAGTGCGATCCAATGTTTGCAAGCGAGGTAGCTGCTGGCAAAAAGGCTAACGAAGAAATCAACTTTAGCACCGATACTCTTGAGGAAAATGGTATTGTTGAATACACAGATATTGAATTGACTTTCAAGGTGTATGATAGCAATGATTGGTCTGCTGACCCTGTTGGAAAGGAAACAATCCATGTCTATCCATACGGAGAAGAAAACGCTGTTGCATTTGTGAGAGAAGCACAGGCTACTGATAATGTGATTATCGATAATGATTATGTTACTGTTATCGTAACAGGCTATGAAGATGATGAGATATGGGGCTATACTGCCAATCTGTTCTTGCTGAACAAGACAGACAAAACGGTAATGTTCAGCGTTGATGACGCATCTGTAAACGGCTTTATGGCAGACCCATTCTATGCAACTTCTGTTTCTGCCGGAAAATGTGCATTTAGTTCTATGGCATGGTCTGATACAACTTTAGAGGAAAACGGAATTACCGAAGTGGAAGAAATCGAAGTCCTGTTTAGAGCATACGATGCTGATGATTTTATGGGCGAAGATTTTGCAAATGAGGTAATTACATTAAATCCGTAACGAGATGAGGTGTGCAACATGAAAACGGCAAAATTAGTAATCGGAATTATCAGCATGGTTTTATTTGTTTTAGTAGCTTTTCAATCTTGCGCTGCCGGATTAGGAAATGCTTTAGCAGATAACGGCGAAGTAAGCGGAACATCAGGAATGTTGCTTGCTTTCTGTATGCTGATTGCAGGCATCGTTGGAGTAGCAACCCGAAAGAGCAAAGGCGGCGGAATTGTTGCCGGAGTATTCTATCTGTTGGGCGGACTGCTGGGAATTGTAAATTACGGTAGCTTCTCTGACCTTGCTATCTGGTCTGTCCTTTGTTTCATTTTCGGAGCTGTCTTTATTTTGGGCTCCTTGAAAATGAAGAAAGCAGATAAAAGTAACACAGACGCGGCAGAATAATATTATTCAAATAACAATAACATAATTCCCCAACAGGGCGACTATTTCCAAACCGAAGTAGCCGCCCTTTTCTTTTACTAAAAATCAAAAAGGAGGGCTACCATGTCGAAGAAAAAACCACCGACCACCATCGAGGAATGTAACGCCGAAATGGAACTGACACAGAAGAAAATCCGGCAGTATGAGAACAGGAACAAAATGCTTGACCGCAAACTTGCCATTGAGAAGCGCAAGGAGCGCAACCACCGTCTTTGTTCGCGGGGCGGCTACCTTGAAAGCCTTGTCCCGGCACTCATTGATATGTCAGAACAGGAAGCCCGCGACTTCCTCTACACCGCGGTTTTCAGCGACAAAGCGCAGGAGTTTTTGAGAAAACGAGCCGGAGAAGCGACACCGAAGAATTACCCTTGCACACAAGGGCGCACTTATACACCCTAACGGGCGTGTGCGCTCTGCCGAGGGCTTTATCTCCGCACCGGGCATTATTGCCTTGTGCAGAGATTGGCGGCTTGCGCCGCGACAGGGAAACCTACACTTTCCCTGCGACAGCTTGCGCTGTCTACCCTTTTGTGTACCCCACGAAAGCGAACACCTTGCTTTGCAAGCTATTCACTTTCATGGGGTTTTGTTGACCGTATCGGGAGGTGATACTATCGCAATCTACCATTGCAGCATTAAGATTGTCAGCCGGGGAAAGGGCAAATCTGCCGTAGCCGCAGCAGCCTACCGCGCCGGAGAGAAGCTGACAAACGAGTGGGACGGACTGACCCACGACTATACAAGAAAAGGCGGCGTTGTTCATTCTGAAATCATGCTGCCGCCCCATGCCCCACCCTCTTTCTCTGACCGTTCTATTCTATGGAACAGCGTGGAGCAAATCGAAAAATCGAATAACTCACAGCTTGCGAGGGAAATCGAAATCGCCCTACCTGTTGAACTTTCAAGAGAGGAACAGACCCGCCTTGTCCGGGAATACTGTTCCTCTCAATTTGTTTCCAAAGGAATGTGCGCCGACTTCAATATCCACGACACAGGCAACGGCAACCCACACGCTCATATCCTTTTGACTATGCGCCCCCTTGATGAAAAAGGCACATGGGCGGCGAAGTCAA
Proteins encoded in this window:
- a CDS encoding 23S rRNA methyltransferase attenuation leader peptide, with the translated sequence MLVFQMRNVDKTSTVLKQTKNSDYADK
- the erm(B) gene encoding 23S rRNA (adenine(2058)-N(6))-methyltransferase Erm(B); translation: MNKNIKYSQNFLTSEKVLNQIIKQLNLKETDTVYEIGTGKGHLTTKLAKISKQVTSIELDSHLFNLSSEKLKLNTRVTLIHQDILQFQFPNKQRYKIVGNIPYHLSTQIIKKVVFESRASDIYLIVEEGFYKRTLDIHRTLGLLLHTQVSIQQLLKLPAECFHPKPKVNSVLIKLTRHTTDVPDKYWKLYTYFVSKWVNREYRQLFTKNQFHQAMKHAKVNNLSTITYEQVLSIFNSYLLFNGRK
- a CDS encoding DUF3847 domain-containing protein; translation: MSKKKPPTTIEECNAEMELTQKKIRQYENRNKMLDRKLAIEKRKERNHRLCSRGGYLESLVPALIDMSEQEARDFLYTAVFSDKAQEFLRKRAGEATPKNYPCTQGRTYTP